One window of the Cydia splendana chromosome 18, ilCydSple1.2, whole genome shotgun sequence genome contains the following:
- the LOC134799178 gene encoding all trans-polyprenyl-diphosphate synthase PDSS2-like encodes MSKFCCKAFKNNEYHKKQLIFSKNFHALLIDKVVRESSCSWMCRRRGYSKHEPYLDWREAIAQAERTVGFPTSFLNLRWLFNDEIASTAIHLRKLVGTNHPLLKSAKNLLIGSKSNLQSVGLIILLVSKAAGLNTRDYTEDQYDSGILHSQRALAEIVEMKRTGHMIHKTMANLQEKEKFGDKFQDLLCGNKIVLLSGDYLLAKCLQNLGGLRNNAVTELISSGLRDLVEGDFVGERGPDNTSMPTKPKAENIVEPYDWENEYNLEKLGSNSYLGQGKEEWVLRTMLQSGSILGKGCQGAMKLARRGEEMERNAYILGGHLALMWQLYLDIKDFFIHPHSYSLVGAPVIMALWEYPSIYGHVWISKVERKPIEMKQLHYAVRSTRSMDYLAGLLDEELAAILKYSDRFPVEDAREALQNMARTIHGETLQYMEN; translated from the exons ATGTCGAAATTTTGCTGTAAAGCTTTTAAAAACAATGAATACCACAAAAAGCAGTTGATATTTTCGAAAAATTTCCATGCGTTGCTAATCGATAAAGTAGTCAGGGAATCCAGCTGCTCTTGGATGTGCCGTAG GCGCGGGTATTCCAAGCATGAGCCTTATTTAGACTGGCGCGAGGCTATAGCTCAAGCTGAGCGGACTGTGGGCTTCCCTACCTCCTTCCTAAATCTGCGGTGGCTCTTCAACGATGAGATCGCCAGCACCGCTATCCACCTGAGGAAACTG GTCGGCACAAACCACCCTCTCCTGAAATCAGCCAAGAACCTCCTGATCGGCTCCAAAAGCAACTTGCAGTCAGTAGGGCTCATCATTCTCTTGGTCTCCAAAGCGGCTGGACTCAACACTAGGGACTACACTGAAGATCAATATGACTCAG GAATCTTACACTCTCAACGTGCCCTAGCCGAGATTGTCGAGATGAAGCGCACCGGACACATGATCCACAAGACCATGGCCAACTTGCAGGAGAAGGAGAAATTCGGGGACAAGTTCCAAGACCTGCTCTGTGGGAACAAGATTGTCCTCTTGTCAG GCGACTACTTGCTAGCCAAGTGTCTCCAAAACCTCGGTGGGTTGCGGAACAACGCGGTGACGGAGCTCATCTCCAGTGGTCTGCGGGACCTTGTGGAGGGTGACTTCGTGGGCGAACGAGGTCCGGACAACACTTCCATGCCCACTAAACCTAAAG CTGAAAACATAGTTGAACCCTACGACTGGGAGAACGAGTACAACTTGGAGAAGCTCGGCAGCAATTCCTACCTCGGGCAAGGGAAGGAGGAGTGGGTGCTCCGGACCATGCTTCAGTCCGGCAGCATCTTGGGCAAAGGCTGCCAGGGGGCCATGAAACTCGCCCGCCGAGGCGAAGAGATGGAACGAAACGCGTACATACTCGGCGGGCATCTCGCTCTGATGTGGCAACTGTATTTAGACATAAAAGATTTCTTCATTCACCCACATTCGTATTCTCTGGTCGGCGCTCCTGTCATCATGGCGTTGTGGGAATATCCTTCAATCTACGGGCATGTTTGGATATCTAAAGTGGAAAGAAAGCCTATAGAGATGAAACAGCTGCATTACGCAGTACGCAGCACGCGTTCTATGGATTATCTGGCTGGGCTTTTGGACGAGGAGCTGgcggccattttgaaatataGCGACCGGTTTCCGGTGGAGGATGCGCGTGAGGCTCTGCAGAACATGGCGCGGACGATCCACGGAGAAACACTGCAGTACATGGAGAATTGA